The following are from one region of the Anaeropeptidivorans aminofermentans genome:
- a CDS encoding superoxide dismutase: MSNTYKFELIPLPYEVNDLEPYISAEILNLHHGKHLQTYVNNLNAALENHAEYQSWSLEKLLYNLDKLPAELQKPVRNNGGGVYNHNLYFALMAKESEGPKGSLLEAINRDFGSTEELISKLKAMGLGVFGSGWAWLLSDKEGKLSIKSTANQDTFIPENLFPVIALDVWEHSYYPVYQNRRAEYLDNWVKIINWEKAGELYDMHSSLDYSKL, encoded by the coding sequence ATGAGTAATACTTATAAGTTTGAATTGATTCCTCTTCCTTACGAGGTAAATGATTTGGAGCCTTATATCAGTGCTGAGATATTAAATCTTCATCACGGAAAGCATCTTCAAACATATGTTAATAATTTAAATGCTGCTCTTGAAAATCATGCCGAATATCAAAGCTGGTCATTAGAAAAGCTTCTTTATAATTTAGATAAACTTCCAGCAGAGCTTCAGAAGCCGGTTAGAAATAACGGCGGCGGAGTTTATAACCATAATTTATACTTTGCCCTTATGGCGAAGGAATCTGAAGGACCTAAGGGAAGCCTTTTAGAAGCCATTAACAGAGATTTCGGCTCAACCGAAGAATTGATTTCCAAGCTTAAGGCTATGGGCTTAGGCGTATTTGGCTCAGGATGGGCATGGCTTCTTTCTGATAAAGAAGGAAAATTATCTATTAAGAGCACTGCAAATCAGGATACATTTATTCCTGAAAATCTTTTCCCTGTGATTGCCCTTGACGTTTGGGAGCACAGCTATTATCCAGTTTACCAAAACCGCAGAGCAGAGTATTTGGATAATTGGGTAAAAATAATCAATTGGGAAAAAGCAGGAGAGCTTTACGATATGCATTCTTCCTTAGATTATTCAAAACTTTAA
- the ilvA gene encoding threonine ammonia-lyase yields MNSLNDFKKAREVLQNVLLDTNLIYSKSFSESTGNRVYFKPENMQITGSFKIRGSYYKISTLSKEQKKKGLVTSSAGNHAQGVAYGAQQAGAKATIVMPTITPLVKINNTKKYGAEVVLHGNYYDEACQHAMELAEKEGYIFIHPFDDLDVATGQGTIAYEILKDLPETDIILVPVGGGGLVSGIAMLAKLLNPNVKVIGVEPKGAACISESMKKGKVTSINKVETIADGVAVQTPGSVIFPYIEKYVDDIILIDDWELTDAFLDIMENHKMVVENAGLLSVAALKYIKAEDKNIVSILSGGNMDVITMSSLVQHGLINRGRIATVSLHLPDRPGELVRVAEIISQQRGNIIKLEHNQFVNINRNTEVELRVTLEAFGHNHVKSMVELLAKEGFNPILCMPNAIYQ; encoded by the coding sequence ATGAATTCACTTAATGATTTTAAAAAAGCAAGAGAAGTCCTTCAAAATGTCTTATTGGATACGAATTTAATATACAGTAAATCATTTTCGGAATCTACAGGCAACAGAGTATATTTTAAGCCTGAAAATATGCAGATTACAGGTTCATTTAAAATAAGAGGGTCTTATTATAAGATTTCTACCCTTTCAAAAGAGCAGAAAAAGAAAGGCCTTGTCACAAGCTCAGCGGGAAACCATGCCCAGGGTGTTGCTTATGGTGCCCAGCAGGCTGGAGCAAAGGCTACGATTGTTATGCCTACTATTACGCCTCTTGTTAAAATAAACAATACGAAAAAGTATGGGGCCGAAGTAGTTCTTCATGGAAATTATTATGATGAAGCCTGTCAGCACGCTATGGAGCTTGCAGAAAAGGAAGGCTATATTTTTATACACCCCTTTGATGACCTTGATGTTGCAACGGGGCAGGGGACTATAGCCTATGAAATTTTAAAGGATTTGCCTGAAACGGATATTATCCTTGTGCCTGTAGGCGGCGGGGGGCTTGTTTCAGGAATAGCCATGCTTGCAAAGCTTCTAAACCCTAACGTCAAGGTTATCGGCGTAGAGCCTAAGGGAGCCGCCTGTATCAGTGAATCCATGAAAAAAGGAAAAGTAACCTCCATCAATAAGGTTGAGACCATAGCCGACGGTGTTGCGGTACAAACGCCTGGAAGCGTTATTTTCCCATATATTGAAAAATATGTAGACGATATCATATTAATAGATGACTGGGAGCTTACAGACGCTTTTCTTGATATCATGGAAAATCATAAAATGGTAGTGGAAAATGCAGGGCTTCTTTCCGTTGCCGCATTAAAATATATCAAGGCCGAAGATAAAAACATCGTAAGCATACTAAGCGGCGGGAACATGGACGTTATCACCATGTCAAGCTTAGTTCAGCACGGCCTTATAAACAGGGGAAGAATTGCTACCGTATCCCTTCATCTTCCCGATAGGCCGGGAGAGCTTGTAAGGGTTGCTGAAATCATATCCCAGCAAAGAGGAAATATCATTAAGCTTGAACATAACCAATTTGTAAATATTAACAGGAATACAGAAGTGGAGCTTAGAGTGACTCTTGAAGCCTTTGGCCATAACCATGTTAAATCAATGGTTGAGCTTTTGGCAAAGGAAGGCTTTAATCCTATCTTGTGTATGCCCAATGCCATATATCAATAA
- a CDS encoding sensor histidine kinase, producing the protein MNNEDMNNKMVCIEPYENAIHDIKTALTIIYSINQLMDFNNSISDDVRKNLNIIKRNCLRAIKIINDVSDTTKLDFNCLQPEYTRFNIVSVISGLIEGIEIYSMPKIIKIALEHDLKSEEVIFDRIMLERILLNLISNSIKFIEESGTIKINLTDSEEAIIISLSDTGSGISSDLIYDIFNRYNTSDNSKGRGIGLSIVRDLVNLLGGKIHIESKLGEGTTITLVFPIKNISEEKHEDKIHSNNFYTDNIIKIELSE; encoded by the coding sequence ATGAATAATGAAGATATGAATAATAAAATGGTTTGTATTGAGCCTTATGAAAATGCAATACACGATATTAAAACGGCTCTTACTATTATATATTCCATAAACCAACTTATGGACTTTAATAATAGTATTTCTGATGATGTCCGAAAAAATCTTAACATTATTAAAAGAAACTGCTTAAGGGCAATAAAAATTATTAATGATGTTTCTGATACGACGAAGCTTGATTTTAACTGTTTACAGCCGGAATATACTCGTTTTAATATCGTATCTGTCATAAGCGGTCTTATTGAAGGCATAGAAATTTACTCTATGCCAAAGATTATCAAAATAGCCTTGGAGCATGATTTGAAATCAGAGGAAGTTATTTTCGACCGGATTATGCTTGAACGTATTCTTCTTAATTTAATTTCCAATTCAATTAAATTTATTGAAGAAAGCGGAACAATAAAAATCAATCTTACAGACAGCGAAGAAGCCATAATAATCAGCTTAAGCGATACAGGAAGCGGCATAAGCAGCGACTTAATATACGACATATTTAATAGATACAACACCAGCGATAATTCAAAGGGCAGAGGAATAGGCCTTTCCATAGTAAGAGACCTTGTAAATTTACTTGGAGGGAAAATACATATAGAGAGCAAACTGGGAGAGGGAACTACGATTACTTTAGTATTTCCAATAAAAAATATATCTGAAGAAAAGCATGAAGATAAGATTCATTCCAATAATTTCTATACAGATAACATAATTAAAATAGAATTATCGGAATAA
- a CDS encoding FAD-dependent oxidoreductase produces MKVVIIGGVAGGASAAARLRRLDENAEIIMFERGEYISFANCGLPYYIGGDIKHQSSLALQTPESFNRRFNVDVRNNSEVISINTDNKTVKVKNHKENTEYDESYDKLILSMGAEPIKPPIEGLDNEGIFTLRSIPDSVAIKDYIEKNKPSHAAVIGGGYIGIEMAENLVQAGLKVTVVEMADHIINSIDYDFACEIQNYVKAKGVNLLLKTIVKKIKKENDNLSLIVEKENLSEEINADMIILSAGVKPESKIAEDAGIALNQRKSIIVNESMETSVKGIYAVGDAVEIIDYITGNKGFIPLAGPANKQGRIAADNICGLNSKYTGTQGSSIIKIFDMAVASTGINEKNATMAGLNYEKIFLYPFSHATYYPGAFPIFMKVIFEKESGRILGAQAAGFDGVAKTIDIIATAIRFKGAAKDLTDLELCYAPPFSSAKSPVNMAGYMIENIITGKLKLFHWHDVKNLPRDGSIQLLDVRTAPEVSRGSIEGFMHIELDTLRNNLDKLNQAKPVYVSCQSGLRSYIACMMLKNKGYDCYNLSGGYNIYSSILA; encoded by the coding sequence ATGAAGGTAGTAATTATTGGCGGCGTTGCAGGAGGAGCCTCCGCGGCGGCAAGACTTAGAAGGCTGGACGAAAATGCAGAAATTATAATGTTTGAAAGAGGAGAATATATTTCCTTTGCAAACTGCGGCCTTCCTTATTATATAGGCGGGGATATTAAACATCAGTCAAGCCTTGCACTCCAAACTCCTGAATCCTTTAACAGAAGATTTAATGTAGACGTAAGAAATAACTCCGAAGTTATATCAATAAATACAGATAATAAAACAGTGAAAGTAAAAAATCATAAAGAAAACACTGAATATGATGAAAGCTATGATAAATTAATTCTTTCTATGGGTGCCGAGCCTATAAAGCCTCCTATTGAAGGCCTTGACAATGAAGGTATATTCACATTAAGGTCAATCCCTGATTCTGTAGCTATCAAAGATTACATAGAAAAGAATAAGCCCTCCCATGCGGCAGTAATCGGCGGAGGATATATTGGCATTGAAATGGCGGAAAATCTTGTCCAGGCCGGCCTTAAAGTTACCGTAGTTGAAATGGCTGATCATATTATTAATTCCATAGATTATGATTTTGCCTGTGAAATACAAAATTATGTAAAAGCAAAAGGCGTTAATCTGCTTTTAAAAACCATTGTAAAGAAAATTAAAAAGGAAAATGATAATCTTAGCCTTATAGTAGAAAAAGAGAATCTATCCGAAGAAATAAATGCAGATATGATAATCCTTTCTGCTGGCGTAAAGCCTGAAAGCAAAATAGCGGAAGATGCAGGAATAGCTCTTAATCAAAGAAAATCCATTATAGTAAATGAATCTATGGAAACCTCCGTTAAAGGTATATATGCCGTAGGAGATGCCGTTGAAATTATCGATTATATAACAGGAAATAAGGGATTTATTCCTCTTGCCGGCCCTGCGAATAAGCAGGGAAGAATAGCGGCAGATAATATTTGCGGATTAAATTCTAAATATACGGGAACACAAGGCTCCTCCATCATAAAAATATTCGATATGGCGGTGGCCTCCACAGGAATAAATGAAAAAAATGCCACCATGGCAGGCTTAAATTACGAAAAAATATTTCTATACCCCTTTTCCCATGCGACATATTATCCCGGGGCATTTCCCATATTTATGAAAGTTATTTTCGAAAAGGAAAGCGGCCGTATTCTTGGCGCCCAGGCAGCCGGCTTTGACGGTGTAGCTAAAACCATAGATATTATCGCAACAGCAATAAGGTTTAAAGGAGCCGCAAAAGATCTTACTGACCTTGAATTGTGTTATGCACCGCCTTTCAGCTCTGCAAAATCTCCTGTAAATATGGCAGGCTATATGATAGAAAACATTATTACAGGGAAATTAAAATTATTCCACTGGCACGATGTTAAAAATCTTCCAAGAGACGGAAGCATTCAGCTTCTTGATGTAAGAACCGCTCCTGAGGTTTCAAGAGGAAGCATTGAAGGCTTTATGCATATAGAACTTGACACATTAAGGAATAATTTAGATAAGCTTAATCAGGCAAAGCCTGTTTACGTTTCATGCCAAAGCGGCTTAAGAAGCTATATTGCTTGTATGATGTTAAAAAATAAAGGCTATGACTGCTATAATTTAAGCGGAGGGTATAATATATACAGTTCTATACTTGCTTAA
- the iadA gene encoding beta-aspartyl-peptidase: MLTLIKNVYVYAPEDLGRKDILLAGGKICAVEDSISFETDVDFELIDGSDFIALPGFIDQHVHLIGGGGENGYSSRTPEVMFSEIIKYGITTVIGLLGTDGTSRHMESLYAKAKGLEEEGITTYIYSGSYELPLVTLTGSLKRDILLNEKVIGAGEIAISDHRSSAPTIEEITRLATESRVAGMLSRKAGVVHLHVGDGKDKLDMINEIVEKSDIPIYHFRPTHVNRNRALLEEAIKFAKKGGFIDITSSTGSPRRTPGEFTPAQGVKHCLDSGVDINHVTMSSDGNGSMPAFDSHGNIVGLTAASLESLYTEFKCLVKEEGVPVSDAVRTISTNIADSLKLFGKGHIKAGFDADLSLLDSNLEIFHVFAKGKKVIGNKEVLVKGVFEK; this comes from the coding sequence ATGCTTACTTTAATTAAAAACGTATATGTATATGCTCCGGAAGATCTTGGAAGAAAAGATATTTTACTTGCGGGCGGAAAAATATGCGCCGTAGAAGACAGCATATCTTTCGAAACAGATGTGGATTTTGAGTTAATAGACGGCTCTGATTTTATAGCTCTGCCCGGTTTTATAGATCAGCATGTTCATTTAATAGGCGGCGGCGGAGAAAACGGATACTCTTCCCGAACCCCTGAGGTTATGTTTTCTGAAATAATAAAATACGGGATTACTACAGTAATAGGTCTTCTGGGTACCGATGGAACTTCAAGGCATATGGAATCCCTTTATGCAAAAGCCAAGGGCCTTGAAGAAGAAGGTATAACGACTTATATTTATTCCGGTTCTTATGAGCTTCCTCTTGTAACATTAACCGGCAGCTTAAAAAGAGATATTCTGCTTAATGAAAAAGTAATAGGCGCAGGAGAAATTGCCATATCCGACCATAGGTCCTCAGCCCCTACTATTGAAGAAATAACCCGCCTTGCAACAGAATCCAGAGTAGCGGGAATGCTCAGCAGAAAAGCAGGCGTTGTGCATCTTCATGTAGGAGACGGAAAAGATAAACTTGATATGATTAATGAGATTGTAGAAAAAAGCGATATTCCAATCTATCATTTCAGGCCTACTCATGTAAACAGAAACAGAGCACTTTTGGAAGAAGCCATAAAATTTGCTAAAAAAGGCGGATTTATAGATATTACCTCAAGCACCGGTTCCCCTAGAAGAACCCCCGGAGAATTTACTCCTGCCCAAGGTGTAAAGCATTGCCTTGATAGCGGCGTAGATATTAATCATGTTACCATGAGTTCGGACGGAAACGGAAGCATGCCTGCCTTTGATAGCCACGGTAATATCGTAGGCCTTACTGCGGCATCTTTAGAGTCCCTGTATACGGAATTTAAATGTCTTGTAAAAGAAGAAGGCGTTCCTGTTTCAGATGCCGTAAGAACAATATCAACCAATATCGCAGATAGCCTTAAGCTTTTCGGTAAAGGTCATATTAAGGCAGGTTTTGACGCGGATTTAAGCCTTTTGGACAGCAATCTTGAAATATTCCATGTATTTGCCAAAGGCAAAAAAGTGATTGGAAATAAAGAGGTTCTTGTTAAGGGTGTATTTGAAAAATAA
- the sigG gene encoding RNA polymerase sporulation sigma factor SigG has translation MLNNKVEICGVNTSKLPILKSDEKKVLFDKILEGDEKAREEYIFGNLRLVLSIIQRFNNRGEYIDDIFQVGCIGLIKAIDNFDVTQGVQFSTYAVPMIIGEIRRYLRDSNSIRVSRSLKDTAYKALQAKERLMNKSLKEPTIEEIAKELEIPAEDIIFALEAIQDPVSLFEPIYNDGGDAIFVMDQVKDEKNTDVSWLENLSLSEAIKRLNEREKHIINLRFFEGKTQMEVAEEIGISQAQVSRLEKSALKNMRKYIS, from the coding sequence ATGCTCAATAATAAAGTTGAAATTTGCGGTGTAAATACTTCTAAGCTGCCGATTCTAAAAAGTGACGAAAAAAAGGTGCTTTTCGATAAAATACTGGAAGGCGATGAAAAGGCAAGAGAAGAATATATCTTCGGGAATTTAAGGCTTGTATTAAGCATAATACAGCGTTTTAATAACCGCGGAGAATATATTGACGATATATTTCAGGTGGGCTGTATAGGGCTTATTAAAGCAATTGACAATTTCGACGTTACGCAGGGAGTGCAGTTTTCCACTTATGCAGTTCCTATGATAATTGGAGAAATAAGAAGATATTTAAGAGACAGCAACTCCATAAGAGTAAGCAGGTCCCTTAAGGATACAGCATATAAGGCCCTTCAAGCAAAAGAAAGGCTTATGAATAAAAGCCTTAAAGAGCCTACTATTGAAGAAATAGCAAAGGAACTTGAAATACCCGCCGAAGATATTATATTTGCCCTTGAAGCAATTCAAGACCCTGTTAGCCTTTTTGAACCAATATATAATGACGGCGGAGATGCCATATTTGTTATGGATCAGGTAAAGGACGAAAAAAATACAGACGTTAGCTGGCTTGAAAACCTTTCTTTATCCGAAGCCATAAAAAGATTAAATGAAAGGGAAAAGCATATTATAAACCTGAGATTTTTTGAAGGAAAAACCCAAATGGAAGTAGCCGAAGAAATCGGTATAAGTCAGGCTCAGGTATCAAGACTTGAAAAATCAGCATTAAAAAACATGAGAAAATATATATCTTAA
- the pcp gene encoding pyroglutamyl-peptidase I: MDKKIIITGFDPFGGEKINPSYEAVKMLPETISGATIFKIELPTVFGKSIDALKKAMAEIKPDYVVCVGQSGGRFEITPERVAINVSDARIPDNEGQSPIDEPIFADGENAYFTKLPIKAMVKALKENNIPGAVSNTAGTYVCNHIMYGLLYLINTYEEFKDIKGGFIHVPYCTEQVIDKRNEPSLTREQISKGLEICIEALINNTEDIKEQNGAIC, encoded by the coding sequence ATGGATAAAAAAATTATTATCACAGGCTTTGATCCTTTCGGCGGAGAAAAAATAAACCCTTCCTATGAGGCTGTAAAAATGCTTCCGGAAACTATTTCAGGGGCAACAATATTTAAAATAGAGCTTCCTACGGTTTTCGGAAAATCCATAGATGCCTTAAAGAAGGCTATGGCAGAAATAAAACCTGATTATGTAGTTTGCGTAGGCCAATCGGGAGGAAGGTTTGAAATTACTCCTGAAAGAGTAGCCATAAATGTAAGTGATGCAAGAATTCCCGATAACGAAGGCCAAAGCCCCATAGATGAGCCTATTTTTGCTGATGGAGAAAATGCTTATTTTACAAAGCTTCCAATAAAAGCAATGGTAAAGGCCCTTAAAGAAAATAATATTCCAGGGGCGGTTTCCAATACGGCAGGCACCTATGTATGCAACCATATTATGTACGGCCTTTTATATTTAATTAATACATATGAGGAATTTAAAGATATAAAAGGCGGATTTATTCATGTGCCTTACTGTACAGAGCAGGTAATAGACAAAAGAAACGAGCCTTCTCTCACGAGAGAGCAAATAAGCAAAGGCCTTGAAATTTGTATTGAAGCTTTAATAAATAACACTGAAGATATAAAAGAGCAAAACGGAGCCATATGCTAA
- the ytvI gene encoding sporulation integral membrane protein YtvI yields MSDKYNKQINFLVNIAYYSVVIVIIYILYKYVFSLLLPFILAFCIVSIVHPMIRRITSTLKVNQKIIAVIIMAVIYGLLGFGIFWIFAQLFVIIKEGLILLPGMYTDKIAPAITAISNFFVNNMNDFPINFPIDFQLELSDFQGDILSAIQSAILNLSEKGISIITKASNKIPSFFISLAFTIMLSFFISMQYDNVIKFIKNQLSPETDKLLKDIKVIFFDTVLKYIKAYFILMIITFIEISIGLVIIGAESPIAVASGIAIFDALPFFGTGAVMIPWIIFELIQGNLTFAMGLLILYGIVTFIRNIIEPKVVGDQLGLNPIVTLMVIYIGFKLFGVIGMIFMPIIAQIILALHKNGNIKLYKQ; encoded by the coding sequence ATGTCGGACAAATATAATAAACAAATTAATTTTTTGGTAAATATAGCTTATTACTCTGTAGTCATTGTAATCATCTATATTTTATACAAATATGTATTTAGCCTTCTGCTTCCCTTTATATTGGCTTTTTGTATCGTGAGCATAGTTCACCCCATGATACGCCGAATAACATCTACCTTGAAAGTTAATCAAAAAATTATAGCAGTTATTATTATGGCTGTAATATACGGTCTTTTGGGTTTCGGGATATTTTGGATTTTTGCACAGCTTTTTGTCATCATTAAAGAAGGCCTTATTCTGCTTCCGGGGATGTATACTGATAAGATAGCCCCTGCAATTACGGCTATAAGTAATTTCTTTGTCAATAATATGAATGATTTTCCGATTAACTTCCCGATTGATTTTCAATTGGAATTATCTGATTTCCAAGGGGATATTTTAAGCGCAATACAATCGGCCATACTTAATTTAAGTGAAAAGGGAATTTCCATCATAACCAAGGCTTCAAACAAAATTCCTTCCTTTTTTATAAGTCTTGCATTTACAATCATGCTTTCATTTTTTATAAGCATGCAGTATGATAATGTGATTAAATTCATTAAAAACCAATTAAGCCCTGAAACAGATAAGCTCTTAAAGGATATAAAAGTTATTTTTTTTGACACTGTATTAAAATATATAAAAGCATATTTTATATTAATGATAATTACATTTATAGAGATTTCCATAGGTCTTGTAATTATAGGTGCGGAAAGCCCCATCGCGGTTGCAAGCGGAATAGCCATATTCGATGCTCTTCCTTTTTTTGGCACAGGAGCCGTTATGATACCTTGGATAATATTTGAACTTATACAAGGTAATTTAACCTTTGCCATGGGCTTATTGATACTATATGGAATTGTTACCTTTATAAGAAATATTATAGAGCCTAAAGTAGTGGGGGATCAGCTTGGGCTTAATCCCATAGTGACCCTTATGGTTATTTATATAGGTTTTAAGCTCTTTGGCGTAATAGGAATGATTTTTATGCCTATTATCGCACAGATCATACTTGCCCTCCATAAAAATGGAAATATAAAATTATATAAGCAGTAA
- the leuA gene encoding 2-isopropylmalate synthase — MNYRKYKAFKPVNLVERKWPNKIIEKAPIWCSVDLRDGNQALETPMNLEQKVNFFKFLVKMGFKEIEIGFPAASETEFAFARKLIEDHIIPDDVTVQVLTQAREHIIRKTFEALEGVNKAVVHLYNSTSTLQRKVVFGKSKEEIKALAVEGAKLVKNCAEEYGSHRFIFEYSPESFTGTELDYAVDVCNAVIDAFKPTKDHKVIINLPSTVEMSTPNVYADQIEYMCTHINQRENVIISLHTHNDRGTGVAASELGLLAGADRIEGTLFGNGERTGNADILNLALNMYSQGIDPGLDFSDIERIVEVYERSTMLNVHPRHPYAGKLVYTAFSGSHQDAIKKGFSALKNKAEEWEVPYLPIDPKDLGRDYEAIIRINSQSGKGGVSYILEENFGLKIPKNMQQSFGNIVTDISDKEEKELLPSDIFKLFEDEYINVSSPVDLISYSEKTNGESIVKAVIAINKDIKEIDGKGNGLIDGFCKAVMEEIGIAFEISHYSQHAMEEGSKSRAITYVGIKNAEGKEYFGAGTSESISRSSIKAVVSAVNNMHIKQ, encoded by the coding sequence ATGAATTACAGAAAGTATAAAGCGTTCAAGCCCGTTAATTTAGTCGAAAGAAAATGGCCCAATAAAATAATAGAAAAGGCCCCCATATGGTGCAGCGTAGATTTAAGGGACGGAAATCAAGCCCTTGAAACCCCTATGAATTTAGAGCAGAAGGTAAATTTCTTTAAATTTCTTGTAAAAATGGGCTTCAAAGAAATAGAAATAGGCTTTCCGGCGGCATCGGAAACAGAATTTGCCTTTGCAAGAAAGCTGATTGAAGATCATATTATTCCTGATGATGTTACGGTGCAGGTTTTGACCCAGGCAAGAGAACATATTATAAGAAAAACCTTCGAGGCCTTGGAAGGGGTTAATAAAGCCGTGGTGCATTTATATAATTCCACATCAACTCTTCAAAGAAAAGTCGTCTTCGGAAAGTCAAAAGAAGAAATAAAGGCCCTTGCAGTTGAAGGAGCAAAGCTCGTTAAAAACTGCGCCGAAGAATACGGAAGCCATCGGTTTATATTTGAATATTCTCCCGAAAGCTTTACGGGAACAGAGCTTGATTATGCAGTAGATGTATGCAATGCAGTCATTGACGCATTTAAACCTACCAAAGACCATAAAGTTATAATAAATCTTCCTTCCACGGTTGAAATGTCTACGCCGAATGTTTACGCAGACCAGATAGAATATATGTGTACCCATATAAATCAAAGGGAAAATGTTATTATAAGCCTTCATACCCATAACGATAGGGGGACAGGGGTTGCTGCCAGCGAATTAGGGCTTTTGGCAGGAGCAGACAGGATAGAAGGCACGTTATTCGGTAATGGTGAGCGAACGGGAAATGCCGATATTTTAAATCTTGCCTTAAATATGTATTCTCAGGGCATAGACCCGGGGCTTGATTTTTCAGATATAGAAAGAATCGTTGAAGTATATGAAAGATCAACGATGCTTAATGTACATCCAAGGCACCCCTATGCAGGAAAGCTTGTATATACGGCTTTTTCCGGCTCTCATCAGGACGCTATAAAAAAAGGCTTCAGCGCTCTTAAAAATAAAGCAGAAGAATGGGAAGTTCCTTATCTTCCTATAGATCCAAAGGATCTCGGAAGAGATTACGAAGCGATTATAAGAATCAACAGCCAGTCAGGCAAGGGCGGCGTATCCTACATATTGGAAGAAAACTTCGGCCTTAAAATACCTAAAAATATGCAGCAGTCTTTCGGCAATATCGTAACGGATATATCCGACAAGGAAGAAAAAGAGCTTTTGCCTTCCGATATCTTTAAGCTCTTTGAAGATGAATATATTAATGTATCAAGCCCTGTAGACCTTATAAGTTATAGTGAAAAAACCAACGGTGAAAGTATTGTAAAAGCCGTTATTGCCATCAATAAGGATATAAAAGAAATCGATGGAAAAGGAAACGGCCTTATAGACGGATTCTGTAAGGCAGTGATGGAAGAAATCGGTATTGCATTTGAAATTTCTCACTACAGCCAGCATGCCATGGAAGAAGGCTCCAAGTCGAGAGCAATAACTTACGTAGGCATAAAAAATGCAGAAGGCAAGGAATACTTCGGCGCGGGAACATCGGAAAGCATAAGCAGGTCTTCAATAAAGGCGGTAGTAAGCGCTGTAAACAATATGCATATAAAACAGTAA
- a CDS encoding HAD family hydrolase: MNINLVIFDMDGLMFDSENLYFKSWKEAMKKMGHEPSMDVFLKTLGITDEKTREFYTDYFGDELEGKRFCKITIEIFSGLLSKGELKIKPGLTELIDYLNRNNIKKAIASSNNRKVIFRNIEVTGIKNDFDYIISGDDVKEGKPHPEIFERVCEALNIAKENTLILEDSLNGIKAGHAASIKSIMIPDLLMPTEEAKEKSHTILNSLFEVIDFLEKSNNGARR; the protein is encoded by the coding sequence ATGAATATTAATCTTGTTATTTTTGATATGGACGGCTTGATGTTTGATTCTGAAAACTTATATTTCAAAAGCTGGAAAGAAGCCATGAAAAAAATGGGGCATGAACCATCAATGGATGTTTTTCTTAAAACTCTTGGTATTACGGACGAGAAAACCAGAGAATTTTATACTGATTATTTTGGCGATGAGCTTGAAGGCAAGCGGTTTTGTAAGATTACTATAGAAATTTTTTCCGGCCTTTTATCTAAGGGAGAATTAAAAATTAAACCGGGCCTTACAGAGCTTATTGACTATTTGAATAGAAATAATATAAAAAAGGCTATTGCAAGCTCAAATAATAGAAAAGTTATTTTTAGAAACATTGAGGTTACGGGAATAAAAAATGATTTTGATTACATAATCAGCGGAGATGATGTTAAAGAAGGCAAGCCTCACCCGGAAATATTTGAAAGAGTTTGTGAGGCTCTTAATATAGCAAAAGAAAACACTCTTATTTTAGAAGATTCTTTAAACGGTATAAAGGCCGGCCATGCGGCTTCAATTAAATCGATTATGATACCTGATTTATTAATGCCTACGGAAGAAGCCAAGGAAAAAAGCCATACAATTCTAAACAGCTTATTTGAAGTAATAGATTTTCTTGAAAAAAGTAATAATGGAGCTAGGAGATAG